One part of the Bdellovibrio bacteriovorus genome encodes these proteins:
- a CDS encoding two-component system sensor histidine kinase NtrB, whose product MRLSFALQNSKNQGLTVEFTRVSLFALILLISAVSSVFQEGFINWQILGPFYAILSVAFGAHVVWFSMWDRLLKSPWLLFAGFVVDSLLISFLIYYSGINQSLFLFLHLVNILLAGIACRGVGAVTLALFTSIFFTVAALFSPEMKALNFFFLLALNNIAFFSVAGLSGYLSEQLQTVGKELSETGASLRSAQELNEVLVENIPTGMVSFTESGEVVKANSSAAEILGYSDLSTLNWYELFPETRRSEGLFKGDVKYTPKNDANAKILGMTLSKIYSPELKAHLSIGLFDDLTKIRQLEYAARQNEKLAAVGGLAAGIAHEIRNPLAGISGSIELLTQTVNNDDDRKLMKIVLREIDRLNNLITEFLDYARPEVPPTDAVDLSSLITEVLDSMKLNAQVRADVEQVREYEAGLKILGRRDKLKQAFLNIIINSYQAMNDSQKPQIAVKALVTDKEVRVRIRDAGCGMSEATRKKMFEPFHTTKPKGTGLGLAVTHKILEGHGAQVFVESEVGVGTEFILTFPRAH is encoded by the coding sequence ATGCGTTTAAGTTTTGCTTTGCAGAACAGTAAAAATCAGGGGCTGACGGTGGAATTTACCCGCGTCAGCCTTTTTGCGTTGATTTTGCTGATCAGTGCGGTTTCCAGTGTGTTTCAGGAAGGTTTCATCAACTGGCAGATTCTGGGTCCATTCTATGCGATCCTGAGTGTGGCCTTTGGCGCCCATGTGGTGTGGTTCTCGATGTGGGACCGGCTGCTGAAAAGCCCGTGGTTGCTGTTTGCGGGCTTTGTCGTTGATTCCCTGCTGATCTCTTTTTTGATTTATTATTCCGGGATCAATCAGTCGCTGTTTTTGTTCCTGCATCTGGTGAACATCCTGCTGGCGGGGATTGCCTGCCGTGGCGTCGGTGCGGTGACACTGGCTCTGTTCACAAGCATCTTCTTTACCGTGGCGGCGCTGTTTTCACCAGAGATGAAGGCTTTGAACTTCTTCTTCCTGCTGGCTTTGAATAATATTGCCTTCTTCTCAGTCGCCGGGCTGTCCGGATACCTGAGTGAGCAGTTGCAGACCGTGGGGAAAGAACTGTCAGAAACAGGGGCAAGCCTTCGTTCCGCGCAAGAGCTGAACGAGGTTCTGGTGGAAAACATTCCGACCGGGATGGTGTCTTTCACTGAATCCGGTGAGGTGGTGAAAGCCAATTCTTCCGCCGCCGAGATTCTGGGGTATTCGGATCTATCCACGCTGAACTGGTATGAATTGTTCCCAGAGACACGCAGATCTGAAGGGCTGTTTAAAGGTGATGTGAAGTACACGCCGAAGAATGATGCCAATGCGAAGATCCTGGGTATGACTTTGTCAAAGATCTACAGTCCCGAGTTGAAAGCGCATTTGTCCATCGGGTTGTTTGATGACCTGACCAAGATTCGTCAGCTTGAATATGCTGCCAGACAAAATGAAAAGCTGGCAGCCGTCGGCGGCTTGGCGGCGGGTATTGCCCATGAAATCCGCAATCCGTTGGCCGGTATCAGCGGCAGTATCGAGCTTCTGACTCAGACCGTGAACAACGACGATGACCGCAAGCTGATGAAAATCGTTTTGCGTGAGATTGACCGCCTGAATAACCTGATCACCGAGTTCCTGGATTATGCGCGTCCGGAAGTGCCGCCGACAGATGCGGTGGACCTGTCTTCGTTGATCACCGAGGTGCTGGATTCAATGAAGCTCAATGCCCAGGTCCGCGCCGATGTGGAGCAGGTGCGCGAGTACGAGGCCGGGTTGAAGATTCTGGGCCGTCGGGACAAATTGAAGCAGGCATTCCTGAACATCATCATCAATTCCTATCAGGCTATGAATGATTCTCAGAAACCGCAGATCGCGGTGAAGGCTTTGGTCACCGACAAGGAAGTGCGCGTGCGCATCCGTGATGCGGGATGTGGGATGAGTGAAGCGACCCGCAAGAAAATGTTTGAACCTTTCCATACAACCAAGCCGAAAGGCACAGGCCTTGGTCTAGCTGTGACTCATAAGATTTTGGAAGGTCACGGGGCGCAGGTGTTCGTGGAGAGTGAAGTGGGCGTAGGTACTGAGTTTATTTTGACTTTCCCCAGAGCACACTGA